Proteins from one Desulfovibrio intestinalis genomic window:
- a CDS encoding aldehyde dehydrogenase family protein yields the protein MIGDKDLISIQQARILAENAAEARKKLAAMPQESLDAVVEAMADAVESHAQSLAVMCHEESDCGQWQDKMVKNLFVCRQVRQSLRGMRCVGYLGGAEPEGVYDVGVPLGVIVALCPVTSPVSTAIYNVLLAIKSGNAIIVSLHPRAIDSMRRALDIMIAAGLAQGLPEGAISYLDIVAKSGTEELMNHPEVALIMVTGVLGMFKTAQASGKPLIYGGTGNGPAFIERSADIPAAVRHIVASKTFDNGLAPSAEQCVIVDGCIERQVRRAFQDNGAYFMTDEEADAICRILFHADGRRHRHMVGQSAAALAAKAGFAIPAGTKVLMAERKYVAGRDPYIRELLSPVLGYYVEPDWMHACEKCVELLLQERHAQTLAIHSRDESVIRQFALKKPVARLLVNTGAAFGGMGLTTNLTPAMTQGSGIAGYGITSDNISPMNLIYRRKIGYGVRDLAQLADLTPPSAPTQGVTRNEQNFDLLRRVLREALGTLPQAR from the coding sequence ATGATCGGCGATAAGGACCTCATTTCCATACAGCAGGCGCGGATTCTGGCTGAAAACGCAGCCGAGGCCCGCAAAAAGCTGGCCGCCATGCCCCAGGAAAGCCTGGACGCAGTGGTGGAGGCTATGGCTGACGCCGTGGAATCCCATGCCCAGTCCCTCGCCGTCATGTGCCACGAAGAAAGCGACTGCGGCCAGTGGCAGGACAAGATGGTCAAAAACCTCTTTGTCTGCCGTCAGGTGCGCCAGAGTTTGCGCGGCATGCGCTGTGTGGGCTATCTCGGCGGCGCGGAACCGGAAGGCGTGTACGACGTGGGCGTTCCCCTGGGCGTCATTGTGGCCCTGTGCCCCGTGACCAGCCCTGTGTCCACAGCTATTTATAATGTACTGCTGGCCATCAAGTCCGGCAACGCCATCATCGTTTCCCTGCACCCCCGCGCCATAGACAGCATGCGCCGCGCCCTCGATATCATGATTGCCGCGGGGCTGGCCCAGGGCCTGCCCGAAGGGGCCATTTCCTACCTGGACATCGTGGCCAAAAGCGGCACCGAAGAGCTTATGAACCACCCCGAAGTGGCCCTTATCATGGTCACGGGCGTGCTTGGCATGTTCAAGACAGCTCAGGCAAGCGGCAAGCCGCTCATCTATGGCGGCACGGGCAACGGCCCGGCCTTTATCGAGCGCAGCGCAGACATTCCCGCGGCGGTCAGGCATATAGTAGCCAGCAAAACCTTTGATAACGGGTTGGCCCCCTCTGCCGAGCAGTGCGTTATTGTGGACGGCTGTATTGAGCGTCAGGTACGCCGCGCGTTTCAGGACAATGGCGCGTACTTCATGACTGACGAAGAAGCAGACGCCATTTGCCGCATACTCTTTCATGCAGACGGCCGCCGCCACCGCCATATGGTGGGGCAGTCTGCCGCAGCCCTTGCCGCCAAGGCAGGGTTTGCCATTCCCGCCGGAACAAAAGTGCTCATGGCCGAGCGTAAATATGTCGCTGGCCGCGATCCCTATATACGGGAGCTTCTCTCCCCCGTGCTCGGCTACTATGTGGAGCCGGACTGGATGCACGCCTGTGAAAAATGTGTGGAACTGCTGTTGCAGGAACGCCACGCCCAGACCCTTGCCATTCATAGCCGCGACGAATCGGTTATCCGCCAGTTCGCCCTCAAGAAGCCAGTGGCCCGGCTGCTGGTGAACACGGGCGCGGCCTTTGGCGGCATGGGCCTGACAACCAATCTTACTCCCGCCATGACCCAGGGTAGCGGCATAGCGGGCTACGGCATCACGTCGGATAATATTTCGCCAATGAATCTCATTTACCGCAGAAAGATAGGCTACGGCGTGCGTGATCTCGCCCAACTGGCGGACCTTACCCCACCGTCCGCACCCACTCAGGGCGTGACCCGCAACGAGCAGAACTTTGACCTGCTCAGGCGTGTACTGCGCGAAGCTCTGGGCACTCTGCCCCAGGCCCGGTAG
- a CDS encoding BMC domain-containing protein: MRYAGEEAMGLIETLGMVPSIYGADYMLKAADVDLVAYENVGSTLVTIMVKGDVAAVQASVAAGAAAAASVGKLTAQNVMPRPVRGVGSIAMAHALDTIPEDDPGLRSLGMIETFGIIYLMEAADAMIKTADVELIGYENVASGYCSALVQGDVAACKSAVEAGIKAVKNMGADVYSSCVIPTPHRHLVKLVRRYALS; this comes from the coding sequence ATGCGATATGCAGGTGAAGAGGCCATGGGCCTCATTGAGACGCTGGGCATGGTGCCCTCCATATATGGTGCAGACTACATGCTCAAAGCCGCAGATGTAGATCTTGTCGCCTATGAAAACGTGGGCTCCACCCTTGTGACCATTATGGTCAAGGGCGACGTTGCAGCCGTGCAGGCGTCAGTAGCCGCAGGCGCCGCAGCCGCAGCCAGCGTCGGCAAGCTCACAGCGCAAAATGTCATGCCCCGTCCCGTGCGTGGCGTTGGCAGCATTGCCATGGCCCATGCGCTGGACACCATACCTGAAGACGATCCCGGCCTGCGCTCGCTGGGCATGATTGAAACTTTCGGCATTATCTATCTTATGGAAGCGGCCGACGCCATGATTAAAACTGCCGACGTGGAACTCATCGGCTATGAAAACGTGGCTTCCGGATACTGTTCTGCCCTGGTGCAGGGCGACGTGGCGGCATGCAAATCTGCCGTTGAAGCCGGAATCAAGGCCGTTAAAAATATGGGAGCGGACGTGTACAGCTCATGTGTCATCCCCACTCCCCACCGCCATCTGGTCAAACTGGTGCGACGGTACGCGTTGTCCTAA
- a CDS encoding MerR family transcriptional regulator: protein MTKRGYSISQMSEASKISKKALRFYDDLGLISSKRHGTNNYRYYTQEDLLAVPPLKYYKQMGFHLGEIRAAFEVGSNTSLTALREMFMEKIGALREEEKVLHLRLTSVSDWLGLLHEAEMVLENSLQSVSVRYIQPARLLFQDQIFNLDIKSAIINIEFTNYVEAVGNNITGPVIICFSSIEDRIKDVEQQMQILQKNIFPCPQDQTRDFGGFLAASCYHIGPHETIRDTYRKIQRWCTANNYICDKNVYERYVTDFWTTSHEDLFVTEVIAKVSRPGSVRVIPGP, encoded by the coding sequence ATGACAAAACGAGGCTATTCAATCAGCCAGATGAGCGAGGCCTCCAAGATATCAAAGAAGGCCCTGCGCTTTTATGACGATCTTGGACTCATTTCATCCAAAAGGCACGGAACAAACAACTACCGTTACTATACGCAGGAAGACCTGCTGGCTGTGCCCCCTTTGAAGTATTACAAGCAGATGGGTTTTCACCTGGGTGAAATTCGCGCTGCTTTCGAAGTGGGAAGCAATACTTCTCTCACAGCGTTGCGCGAAATGTTTATGGAAAAGATTGGCGCGCTTCGTGAAGAAGAAAAGGTGCTGCACCTTCGGCTCACGTCGGTAAGCGACTGGCTTGGCCTGTTGCATGAAGCTGAAATGGTGCTTGAAAACAGCCTGCAAAGCGTGTCGGTGCGGTATATTCAGCCAGCCAGACTGCTTTTTCAGGACCAGATCTTTAATCTGGACATAAAATCGGCTATCATAAACATAGAATTTACCAATTATGTTGAAGCTGTAGGAAATAATATCACAGGGCCTGTCATCATCTGCTTTTCTTCCATTGAAGACCGCATAAAAGACGTGGAACAGCAGATGCAGATACTGCAAAAGAACATTTTCCCGTGCCCGCAGGATCAGACCAGGGATTTTGGCGGGTTTTTGGCGGCCAGTTGCTATCATATCGGCCCGCATGAAACGATCAGGGATACCTACAGGAAGATCCAGCGCTGGTGCACCGCCAACAACTATATCTGCGACAAAAACGTCTATGAGCGCTATGTCACCGATTTTTGGACAACCAGCCATGAAGACCTTTTTGTCACCGAAGTTATTGCAAAAGTCAGCCGTCCGGGCAGCGTTCGCGTAATCCCGGGACCGTAG
- a CDS encoding DUF4037 domain-containing protein: MQGLALARAFYNECRSILWREMPDVMSRAAVGLVGEGSECFGCDDAASRDHDFGPAFCLWLPREELRRHAARIESVFGMLPQRFDGLESRLVPERRLGRVGPLPLEDFYGFFTGLPNLPATWQEWLAIPEYQLAACTNGEVFEDPAGGFTHWREVLQGCYPKDVRLKKMAARCMVMAQAGQYNLPRCLQRGDGLAAMLCAARFAEAALSMVYLCNGRYMPFYKWAGRLVASLPVLGAETARTLSALAGQPLRGAEDMEAARMVESLCAQVAQHLRSEGLSDDAGDWLWAHGPQLIRRVEESQLRQMDMLQG; encoded by the coding sequence ATGCAGGGACTTGCTCTGGCCCGCGCCTTTTACAATGAATGTCGCTCCATCCTGTGGCGCGAGATGCCCGATGTCATGTCACGCGCCGCCGTGGGGCTTGTGGGTGAAGGGTCTGAATGCTTTGGCTGCGACGACGCAGCTTCGCGCGACCACGATTTTGGCCCGGCCTTCTGCCTGTGGCTGCCCCGTGAGGAATTGCGCCGGCATGCGGCGCGCATTGAATCTGTTTTTGGCATGCTTCCGCAACGGTTCGACGGTCTTGAAAGCAGGCTTGTTCCAGAACGCCGCCTTGGGCGCGTGGGGCCGCTGCCGCTGGAGGATTTTTACGGATTCTTTACAGGCCTGCCCAACCTTCCCGCCACCTGGCAGGAATGGCTTGCCATCCCCGAATACCAGTTGGCCGCCTGCACCAATGGCGAAGTTTTTGAAGACCCTGCCGGGGGCTTCACGCACTGGCGTGAAGTTTTGCAGGGGTGTTACCCGAAGGATGTTCGCCTGAAAAAAATGGCCGCCCGCTGCATGGTTATGGCTCAGGCAGGGCAGTATAATCTGCCCCGGTGTCTTCAGCGCGGCGACGGGCTTGCAGCCATGCTGTGCGCCGCCCGTTTTGCCGAGGCTGCGCTTTCAATGGTTTATTTGTGCAACGGGCGCTACATGCCGTTCTACAAGTGGGCGGGCCGCCTTGTTGCCTCTTTGCCAGTGCTTGGCGCGGAAACTGCGCGCACTCTGTCGGCCTTGGCGGGGCAGCCGCTACGCGGTGCTGAAGATATGGAAGCCGCCCGCATGGTGGAATCCCTTTGTGCTCAGGTTGCCCAGCACCTGCGCAGCGAAGGTTTGAGCGACGACGCTGGCGACTGGCTGTGGGCGCATGGGCCGCAGCTCATACGGCGCGTCGAGGAGTCGCAACTGCGGCAAATGGATATGCTGCAAGGCTAG
- a CDS encoding DUF4125 family protein — protein MNANGHWNEELQAALDLLAQGRPEDCTAKLRTLLRSCDNAPLCRAMALEGLARALFAQRQAAEAVAALEESLALLGVAAGPSSPLTLGVMQNLAHLRLEMGDFEGSAALGQEAVKACESAFGAQSPRVASALLHLSAAYYRNKDWNTAEQCLLRARSIWEECARISGVPDQQMGTCLNNLGRLYEECGQLDRGIALHRKAVALRQDVLGDHEDTAFSLGNLGVALASAGQWDEGARTLEAAVACYECVGKGTSREAESYRKNLDLCRRALQEQSAPPAAESAAHGQDEREGLLAEIIERELVMFLATPNEGGTASCQQQPDSFRIMRRMVHEPLSRASLVSYLEDLRRAESEGRNFMIEKYARMDDRLPPLGDSPLLDVIADAETVFMREASARYPHVIVSDGSGAFKNYLRCELETLSPATLELYAQDLDRARREGRNPAMERYACLARLLGKGSLENFEKSAAHAAASR, from the coding sequence ATGAACGCTAACGGACACTGGAATGAAGAACTGCAGGCCGCGCTGGATCTGCTGGCGCAGGGCCGCCCCGAAGACTGCACAGCCAAATTGCGCACCCTGCTGCGGTCTTGCGACAACGCCCCCCTGTGCCGGGCTATGGCTCTTGAAGGATTGGCGCGCGCCCTGTTCGCACAGCGTCAGGCTGCCGAGGCTGTGGCTGCCCTTGAAGAAAGCCTTGCCTTGCTTGGTGTCGCTGCCGGGCCTTCCTCTCCGCTGACTCTGGGCGTTATGCAGAATCTGGCACACCTCCGGCTGGAAATGGGAGATTTTGAAGGAAGCGCCGCCCTGGGGCAGGAGGCCGTTAAAGCCTGCGAATCTGCCTTTGGCGCGCAGTCGCCGCGCGTAGCCAGCGCCTTGCTGCATCTCTCCGCCGCCTACTACCGTAATAAGGACTGGAACACGGCGGAGCAGTGCCTGCTGCGCGCCAGAAGCATCTGGGAAGAATGCGCCCGCATTTCCGGCGTGCCCGATCAGCAGATGGGAACATGTCTGAATAATCTGGGCCGTCTGTATGAAGAATGCGGTCAGCTGGACAGGGGCATTGCCCTGCACCGCAAGGCCGTGGCCCTGCGGCAGGATGTTTTGGGCGACCACGAAGACACGGCCTTTTCGCTTGGCAACCTGGGCGTGGCTCTGGCCTCGGCAGGGCAGTGGGACGAAGGTGCTCGCACGCTGGAAGCTGCCGTGGCCTGTTACGAGTGTGTGGGCAAGGGAACCAGCCGCGAAGCTGAAAGTTACAGGAAAAACCTCGATCTTTGCCGCCGCGCCTTGCAGGAGCAGAGCGCCCCGCCAGCGGCGGAATCTGCGGCACACGGGCAAGATGAGCGTGAGGGCCTGCTGGCCGAGATCATTGAACGGGAGCTTGTCATGTTTCTGGCAACGCCCAATGAAGGCGGAACCGCTTCCTGCCAGCAGCAGCCCGACAGTTTCCGGATCATGCGGCGCATGGTCCACGAACCCTTGAGCCGGGCGTCGCTTGTGTCCTATCTGGAAGACCTGCGCCGGGCCGAGTCTGAAGGCCGCAATTTCATGATCGAAAAATATGCCCGCATGGACGACCGCTTGCCCCCCTTGGGCGACAGCCCCTTGCTGGACGTAATCGCCGATGCTGAAACCGTCTTTATGCGTGAAGCGTCGGCCAGGTATCCGCATGTGATCGTTTCCGATGGCAGCGGAGCCTTCAAAAACTATCTGCGCTGTGAACTGGAAACACTGTCTCCCGCCACCCTTGAGCTGTACGCGCAGGATCTGGACAGAGCCAGACGCGAAGGGCGTAACCCGGCCATGGAACGCTACGCCTGCCTGGCCCGTCTGCTGGGCAAGGGCAGCCTGGAAAATTTTGAAAAGTCTGCGGCCCATGCTGCCGCAAGCCGATGA
- a CDS encoding KUP/HAK/KT family potassium transporter has protein sequence MDMQKISPASVVKSLGLVFGDIGTSPIYTLAVIFLMTERTEANFIGILSLIIWTLMLLVTVEYAWLAMSLSKGGEGGTIVLLSILRPMLRSGKKIGVASVLAFIGVSLLVGDGVITPAITTLSAVEGLVLLPGMEDTPQWVLVSLALLVAVFLFSVQKKGSSKLSTLFGPVMLVWFGALACSGLAAISEAPAVLKAINPWYGIEFMQRNGLAGFFVLSEVILCATGGEALYADMGHMGRKPILAAWGLVFTALILSYMGQTAFLIHHPDTNNVLFEMIRSQSGWLYAPFLVLSLLATIIASQSLISGIFSIMYQCMATHVMPLFKVDYTSKEMHSQIYIASVNWALFVAVSLVIIGFQESHRLAAAYGLAVTGTMTITGILMVWIFHLRKRPWLCAAAVGICVLDVIYLVANFYKVPHGGYWSLVIAMIPLAVILIYTQGQKAVYQRMLPMNRQDFIEEFIKQKKEGHTIKGTAIFFLRSLDSVSPYICKTMFDNGIIYENNVMLSISRTYEPLGLECHFEDSPVEGIQMFTVTAGYMEVVDVDAILGEAGIKSRAIFYGVEDILTRSPLWKIYATIKKLAPPFVQFYKLPLQSVHGVISRIVL, from the coding sequence ATGGATATGCAAAAAATTTCCCCGGCCAGTGTCGTCAAGTCCCTTGGACTTGTGTTTGGCGACATCGGGACAAGTCCCATCTACACCCTGGCCGTTATTTTTCTGATGACAGAAAGAACGGAAGCCAATTTTATAGGCATCCTTTCATTGATCATCTGGACCCTTATGCTGCTCGTCACTGTCGAGTACGCCTGGTTGGCCATGAGTTTGAGCAAGGGGGGCGAGGGCGGCACCATTGTGCTGCTTTCCATTTTGCGTCCCATGCTGCGGTCTGGAAAAAAAATAGGCGTGGCTTCGGTGCTGGCCTTTATTGGCGTTTCACTGCTGGTGGGCGACGGCGTCATCACGCCCGCCATCACCACACTGTCGGCGGTAGAGGGGCTGGTGCTGCTTCCCGGTATGGAGGACACCCCGCAATGGGTGCTGGTGTCTCTAGCCTTGCTGGTAGCTGTGTTTTTGTTCTCTGTGCAAAAAAAGGGCAGCAGCAAGCTTTCCACCCTGTTCGGCCCTGTCATGCTCGTATGGTTCGGGGCGCTGGCCTGTTCCGGGCTGGCGGCGATCAGCGAGGCACCCGCAGTATTGAAGGCCATCAATCCCTGGTATGGCATTGAATTCATGCAGCGCAACGGGCTGGCCGGATTCTTTGTGCTGTCGGAAGTCATTTTGTGCGCCACTGGCGGCGAAGCCCTGTACGCGGATATGGGGCATATGGGGCGCAAACCCATTCTGGCAGCCTGGGGGCTGGTTTTCACAGCGTTGATTCTTTCCTATATGGGGCAGACGGCCTTTCTCATACACCACCCCGATACCAACAATGTTCTGTTTGAAATGATCCGCAGCCAGTCAGGCTGGCTGTATGCGCCCTTTTTGGTGTTGAGCCTGCTGGCGACCATCATTGCGTCCCAATCTCTTATCAGCGGGATATTTTCCATCATGTATCAGTGCATGGCTACGCACGTCATGCCGCTGTTCAAGGTGGATTATACCTCAAAGGAAATGCATTCGCAGATATACATAGCCTCTGTGAACTGGGCGCTTTTTGTGGCTGTGAGTCTGGTTATCATCGGTTTTCAGGAATCACACAGACTTGCGGCCGCCTATGGTCTGGCCGTTACGGGCACAATGACCATCACGGGTATTCTTATGGTGTGGATTTTCCACCTGAGAAAGCGCCCATGGCTGTGCGCCGCCGCTGTGGGCATCTGCGTGCTGGACGTAATCTATCTTGTGGCCAACTTCTACAAGGTGCCCCACGGGGGCTACTGGTCGCTGGTCATCGCCATGATACCTCTTGCCGTCATTCTCATTTACACGCAGGGGCAAAAGGCCGTGTATCAGCGCATGCTGCCCATGAACAGGCAGGACTTCATTGAGGAGTTCATAAAACAGAAAAAGGAAGGCCATACCATCAAGGGCACGGCCATATTCTTTTTGCGCAGTCTGGACAGCGTTTCGCCGTATATCTGCAAGACCATGTTCGATAACGGCATTATTTATGAGAACAACGTCATGCTGAGTATCTCGCGCACCTACGAACCTCTTGGGCTTGAGTGCCACTTTGAGGACTCGCCCGTCGAAGGCATACAGATGTTTACGGTCACGGCAGGCTATATGGAAGTTGTGGATGTAGATGCCATTCTTGGTGAGGCGGGCATCAAGTCGCGCGCCATTTTCTATGGAGTGGAGGACATTCTGACCCGCTCGCCCCTGTGGAAGATCTACGCAACCATCAAAAAACTGGCTCCCCCCTTTGTGCAGTTTTACAAGCTGCCTTTGCAATCTGTGCATGGGGTCATCAGCCGGATCGTGCTGTAG
- a CDS encoding DUF883 family protein produces MTVKNEENIDVLKDEVQALRKQMENLAKAVEKNASGKAAAMTAGLEEEIDKYQKMAADKLQKALNAGSDGVENISDRIRQNPLGSLLLAFGAGYVISRLFRQDR; encoded by the coding sequence ATGACCGTCAAAAACGAAGAAAATATCGATGTTCTGAAGGACGAAGTGCAAGCTCTGCGCAAACAGATGGAGAATCTTGCCAAGGCCGTGGAGAAAAATGCTTCTGGCAAAGCCGCAGCAATGACCGCCGGGCTGGAAGAAGAGATAGACAAGTATCAGAAAATGGCGGCAGACAAACTGCAAAAAGCGCTGAACGCAGGCAGTGACGGCGTTGAAAACATCAGCGACCGTATTCGCCAGAATCCCCTTGGTAGCTTGCTGCTGGCCTTTGGCGCTGGCTACGTCATTTCCCGCCTCTTTCGCCAAGACAGGTAA
- a CDS encoding phage holin family protein → MNGLTEIIIRFFDLLEAEGRLLQRNALSTVRMAVLLVLGLIFGAVAVFFLVAALYQALVTVLHPAWVFCILALACAGIAGGLLWLSVPRKKQVP, encoded by the coding sequence GTGAATGGCCTTACTGAAATAATTATTCGCTTTTTCGACCTGCTGGAAGCAGAAGGCCGGTTATTGCAGCGCAACGCCCTGTCCACTGTGCGCATGGCTGTGCTGCTGGTGCTTGGCCTGATTTTCGGGGCTGTGGCCGTGTTTTTTCTGGTCGCAGCCCTGTATCAGGCTCTTGTGACGGTTCTGCACCCGGCCTGGGTTTTTTGCATTCTGGCCCTGGCATGTGCGGGTATAGCCGGAGGGTTGCTGTGGCTGTCGGTTCCACGCAAGAAACAGGTTCCGTAG
- a CDS encoding mechanosensitive ion channel family protein: MDEKEIIAFLTDRYAIAAVVAVILFYFTVRGEKRSANIVVHLARVCAACALVFATSLCARELADKLGITVINPRYIDVFQRVAIILILMREAFLGINRFCDHLAKTSGDATLGRMVARLLKAGICLCAMLLFGEYLGISFAGLLTFGGIGGIAIGLASKNILGNFFSGLMLYFDRPFDIGDWVKSPDRKVEGTVVEIGWRMCKIMTFEHYPLYVPNEVFSSICIENVGRISSYRIKLQVGLRYEDADRVQAVTEGLQKMLQQEEGIDKGQTILVCFNEFADSSLNIMVYCYAQTANWNRFMQIQHRVYLKIIEVVHGLGADFAFPTRSLYLEKDDDSPASPAAVQP; this comes from the coding sequence ATGGACGAAAAAGAAATTATTGCGTTTCTGACTGACAGGTACGCCATCGCGGCGGTTGTGGCTGTCATATTGTTCTACTTCACTGTTCGGGGCGAGAAACGCAGCGCCAATATAGTGGTTCATCTTGCCCGTGTGTGTGCGGCATGCGCACTTGTGTTCGCCACCAGTCTTTGCGCCCGCGAACTTGCGGACAAACTCGGTATTACCGTCATTAACCCTCGTTATATTGATGTTTTTCAGCGCGTCGCCATTATTCTGATCCTGATGCGCGAAGCTTTTTTGGGCATCAACCGCTTTTGTGACCATCTGGCGAAAACCAGTGGCGACGCTACGCTGGGGCGTATGGTGGCGCGTCTTCTCAAGGCGGGCATCTGTCTTTGCGCCATGCTGCTTTTTGGCGAATATCTGGGCATAAGCTTTGCGGGGCTGCTGACGTTTGGCGGTATCGGCGGTATCGCCATCGGCCTGGCGAGCAAAAATATTCTGGGCAACTTTTTTTCCGGCCTGATGCTGTATTTTGACCGCCCCTTTGACATCGGTGACTGGGTGAAATCCCCGGATCGCAAGGTTGAAGGCACTGTGGTGGAGATTGGCTGGCGCATGTGCAAGATCATGACGTTCGAGCACTACCCGCTGTATGTGCCCAATGAAGTTTTTTCATCCATCTGCATTGAAAATGTGGGGCGCATATCCAGCTACCGCATAAAGTTGCAGGTAGGCTTGCGCTATGAGGATGCAGACAGGGTGCAGGCTGTTACCGAAGGTCTGCAAAAAATGCTGCAGCAGGAAGAGGGTATAGACAAGGGGCAGACGATCTTGGTCTGCTTTAACGAGTTTGCCGACTCATCGCTGAATATTATGGTGTACTGCTACGCCCAGACAGCGAACTGGAATCGCTTCATGCAGATCCAGCACCGCGTATATTTGAAGATTATTGAGGTGGTGCACGGCCTTGGGGCGGATTTCGCCTTTCCCACGCGTTCGCTGTATCTTGAAAAGGATGACGACAGCCCTGCATCCCCTGCTGCCGTACAGCCCTGA
- a CDS encoding type III pantothenate kinase: protein MQPELLLFDIGNTSIKVGLAHERQVLTSYTLRTDVGQTADDLGLSLISLLGHAGIVPQSIKACVASSVVPGFDPLLREAVARYVDCPLYRVGMDLPVPLENRYERPGEVGADRLVGAYAARRLCPEAPGLLVVDFGTAVTIDCVNGDAYMGGLIFPGPRTALSALSREAAKLPRVNLDVRAEEPMPGRNTTTSIQHGLVFGFACMVEGLTQRLKRQLPGPVKILGTGGFAASIARVSPVFDQVLPALLLEGLRRLYYEERTAL from the coding sequence ATGCAGCCCGAACTTCTGCTTTTCGATATTGGTAATACGTCCATTAAAGTTGGCCTTGCGCACGAGCGGCAGGTGCTGACCTCCTATACATTGCGCACCGATGTGGGACAGACGGCGGATGATCTCGGCCTTAGCCTGATTTCCCTCCTCGGGCATGCGGGAATTGTGCCGCAAAGCATCAAAGCCTGCGTTGCCTCGTCGGTGGTGCCGGGATTTGACCCCCTGCTGCGAGAGGCCGTGGCCCGATATGTGGACTGCCCCTTGTACCGCGTGGGCATGGACCTGCCAGTTCCCCTTGAAAACCGTTATGAACGCCCCGGCGAAGTGGGGGCCGACAGACTGGTGGGGGCCTATGCGGCGCGCCGCCTGTGCCCCGAAGCGCCCGGCCTGCTGGTGGTGGACTTCGGCACGGCTGTGACCATTGACTGCGTCAACGGCGATGCCTACATGGGCGGATTGATTTTTCCCGGTCCGCGCACGGCGCTGAGCGCACTTTCGCGCGAGGCCGCCAAGTTGCCCAGAGTCAATCTGGATGTGCGCGCCGAAGAACCCATGCCGGGGCGCAACACAACCACCAGCATACAGCACGGGCTGGTATTCGGGTTCGCCTGCATGGTGGAAGGGCTGACGCAGCGGCTGAAAAGGCAGTTGCCCGGCCCGGTAAAAATACTGGGCACTGGCGGCTTTGCCGCCTCCATTGCCAGGGTGAGCCCGGTTTTTGACCAGGTGTTGCCCGCCTTGCTGCTTGAGGGTTTGCGGCGGCTGTACTATGAAGAGCGCACAGCGCTCTAG